A single genomic interval of Myxosarcina sp. GI1 harbors:
- a CDS encoding DUF1823 family protein, producing MNNLPPLNTETIWKILNEEIDDATVNQLVWYYLGYRYDKNNQSWNISNVADSWQEYTEPPDFIANRPPTVKLTRSIPKENKQLLKEKLGFKGYKIGEFGPRQTRRATAANWLLSYMQQQGTTIEIE from the coding sequence ATGAATAATCTTCCCCCACTAAACACAGAAACTATCTGGAAAATACTAAACGAAGAAATTGATGATGCTACCGTCAATCAATTAGTTTGGTACTATCTTGGCTATCGTTACGACAAAAATAACCAAAGCTGGAATATTAGCAACGTCGCCGATAGTTGGCAAGAGTATACCGAACCACCAGATTTTATTGCTAACCGTCCACCCACGGTTAAGTTAACTCGTTCTATTCCCAAAGAAAACAAGCAACTATTAAAAGAGAAACTGGGTTTTAAAGGTTATAAAATAGGTGAATTTGGACCGAGACAAACTCGCCGCGCTACTGCTGCCAATTGGCTGTTGAGCTACATGCAGCAGCAAGGTACAACTATAGAAATAGAATAA
- the arsS gene encoding arsenosugar biosynthesis radical SAM (seleno)protein ArsS (Some members of this family are selenoproteins.) — protein sequence MTQSKTKNFKITPFARQIETPLFKKQITVLQINLGRKCNLACTHCHVEASPKRTEELSPEVCQQLIELINRFPQIETVDLTGGAPEMNYGFKPLVEAARAKNKEVIVRSNLTIFFEPGYEDLPEYFARHKMRVVASLPCYLETNVDKQRGAGVYNKSVRAIQKLNQLGYGKNPNLIIDLVYNPTLPIDDNFTLTPNQQQLEKDYKTYLYEQFDIEFNHLFTITNIPIGRTKQYLQRRELHDTYLKFLENNFNRVTLPHLMCRNELSIDYLGNVYDCDFNQMEKVAATDSNQHKLTVAKLLKLENLDVINKIKTANYCYGCTAGTGSSCGGSLV from the coding sequence ATGACCCAATCTAAAACAAAAAACTTTAAAATAACTCCTTTCGCTCGTCAAATAGAAACGCCATTATTTAAAAAACAAATTACCGTCTTACAAATTAATTTGGGTAGAAAATGCAACCTTGCTTGTACCCATTGTCACGTAGAAGCAAGTCCCAAACGTACCGAAGAACTATCACCTGAAGTTTGCCAGCAGTTAATAGAATTAATTAATCGCTTCCCCCAAATAGAAACTGTAGATTTAACTGGTGGCGCACCCGAAATGAATTATGGTTTTAAACCGCTAGTTGAAGCTGCGAGAGCTAAGAATAAAGAGGTTATAGTTCGTTCCAATCTAACGATCTTTTTTGAGCCTGGATATGAAGACTTGCCCGAATATTTTGCCAGGCATAAAATGAGAGTCGTAGCTTCGCTTCCCTGTTATTTAGAAACCAATGTTGATAAACAAAGAGGTGCAGGTGTTTACAACAAATCGGTTCGAGCTATCCAAAAATTGAACCAGCTTGGTTATGGTAAAAACCCTAATCTAATTATCGATCTGGTTTATAATCCTACCTTACCTATAGATGATAACTTTACTCTCACTCCCAACCAGCAACAGCTAGAGAAAGATTATAAGACATATTTATACGAACAGTTCGATATTGAATTTAATCATCTATTCACCATTACCAATATTCCCATCGGACGAACCAAACAATATCTGCAAAGACGGGAATTGCACGATACTTATCTCAAATTTCTAGAAAATAATTTCAATCGGGTAACTCTACCCCATTTAATGTGTCGCAATGAGTTGTCTATCGATTATTTAGGTAATGTTTATGACTGCGATTTCAATCAAATGGAGAAAGTTGCCGCGACAGATAGTAACCAACACAAATTAACCGTAGCAAAATTATTAAAGTTGGAAAATTTGGATGTAATAAACAAAATTAAAACTGCTAACTATTGCTATGGCTGTACTGCAGGAACAGGTTCTAGCTGCGGTGGCTCTTTAGTTTAA
- a CDS encoding DUF2283 domain-containing protein, translating into MNNFKYTPSADAVYIKMLDSEICQSEEIKDGIIYDYDKDDNVVGIEILFVKKRSPEELEAFGFNFSEEDREMFRKFGGAFA; encoded by the coding sequence ATGAACAATTTTAAATACACTCCATCTGCTGATGCGGTTTACATAAAAATGCTAGACTCTGAAATTTGCCAATCAGAGGAGATTAAAGATGGGATAATTTACGACTACGACAAAGATGACAATGTCGTAGGAATAGAGATATTGTTTGTCAAGAAAAGAAGTCCAGAAGAACTTGAAGCTTTTGGCTTCAACTTTAGTGAAGAAGATAGAGAGATGTTTAGAAAGTTTGGCGGTGCGTTTGCTTAA
- a CDS encoding methyltransferase domain-containing protein: MTETVRPSLSVDYDVESTVIERYQAGAKQQQPSLCCPTEYEGNYLEILPEEIIAKDYGCGDPTRYVDTGETVVDLGSGAGKNCYILAQKVGRSGKIIGVDFNDKMLSLARKYRGEMADKLGYSNTNFVKGKIQDLKLDLDKLHGWLQKNPITSVDKIGAYEAECDRLRQQEPLIADNSIDVVISNCVLNLVRPQDKQQLFAEIWRVLKRGGRAVISDIVCDEDPTPAILNDPELWSGCIAGAFREDNFLKMFEDAGFYGVEILKRETEPWQVIDGVEFRSMTVRAYKGKEGACWERKQSVVYKGPWKQVRDDDGHVFCRGERMAVCDKTYQIMTAANSPYAQDIIGIPPYENIPLEAATEFNCKTKAIRHARETKGSEYNLTQTNDSDCCSPGECC; this comes from the coding sequence GTGACTGAAACCGTTCGCCCTTCTTTATCTGTAGATTACGACGTTGAATCGACAGTAATAGAAAGATATCAAGCAGGTGCTAAACAGCAGCAACCAAGCTTGTGTTGTCCTACTGAGTATGAAGGAAACTATTTAGAAATTCTGCCAGAAGAAATTATTGCCAAAGACTATGGCTGTGGCGATCCGACTCGTTATGTCGATACTGGTGAAACCGTAGTCGATTTAGGTTCTGGTGCGGGTAAGAATTGCTATATTTTGGCGCAAAAAGTCGGCAGATCGGGAAAAATTATCGGTGTAGATTTTAATGACAAGATGCTGTCTCTGGCAAGAAAATATCGAGGAGAGATGGCGGATAAATTAGGATATAGCAACACAAACTTTGTCAAGGGTAAAATTCAGGATCTCAAGCTCGATTTAGACAAGTTACACGGTTGGCTGCAAAAAAATCCCATTACTTCTGTTGACAAAATAGGAGCATACGAAGCAGAATGCGATCGCCTGCGACAACAAGAACCGCTTATTGCCGATAATAGTATCGATGTGGTTATTTCTAACTGCGTACTCAATCTAGTTCGTCCTCAAGACAAACAGCAGCTATTTGCAGAAATTTGGCGCGTTCTCAAACGAGGTGGTAGGGCAGTAATTTCCGACATCGTTTGCGACGAAGATCCCACTCCAGCTATTCTTAACGATCCTGAACTATGGAGTGGCTGTATTGCAGGGGCTTTCCGCGAAGATAATTTTTTAAAAATGTTTGAAGATGCTGGTTTTTACGGCGTAGAAATTCTCAAACGAGAAACAGAACCCTGGCAAGTAATCGATGGTGTAGAATTTCGTTCGATGACCGTACGGGCATATAAAGGCAAAGAAGGTGCCTGTTGGGAAAGAAAACAGTCGGTAGTTTATAAAGGACCTTGGAAACAGGTACGAGATGATGACGGTCATGTATTCTGTCGCGGCGAAAGAATGGCGGTTTGCGACAAGACCTATCAAATTATGACTGCTGCTAACAGTCCTTACGCTCAAGATATTATCGGCATTCCTCCCTATGAAAATATTCCCTTAGAAGCAGCAACAGAATTTAACTGCAAAACTAAAGCAATTCGTCATGCTAGAGAAACCAAAGGTTCGGAATACAATCTAACTCAGACCAATGACAGTGACTGCTGTAGTCCAGGAGAATGTTGTTAG
- a CDS encoding class I SAM-dependent methyltransferase, with translation MAKGQDTLWEKFLQPLFGFLIDRQALKKLSDKIDWEAGCDRFTDPNLIYPEYYSSQNFHGVEGGYLNSGAAVTYDPVTRYALPPNETWNRQAVIDAVRGNPRRILDLGCGTGSTTLMLKQAFPQAEVIGIDLSPHMLVMAEYKAKQTGLDVRWLHGKAEATSFEDESFDLVTASLLFHETPTEIAQNILTEAFRLLKSGGEVIILDGNQKTLRHTEWLTDIFEEPYIDVYASSSVDAWLGAANFARIYTEDIWWTNQLSWGIKPLSTNVPKLEDGLEVKITENWVFA, from the coding sequence ATGGCTAAAGGTCAAGACACGCTGTGGGAAAAATTTTTGCAACCGCTATTTGGTTTTCTTATCGACCGTCAGGCTTTAAAAAAGTTATCCGATAAAATTGATTGGGAAGCCGGTTGCGATCGCTTTACCGATCCCAATCTAATCTATCCTGAATACTATAGCTCGCAAAACTTTCACGGTGTTGAGGGCGGATATTTGAATTCTGGCGCGGCGGTGACTTACGATCCCGTAACCCGATACGCTCTGCCTCCTAACGAAACCTGGAATCGTCAAGCGGTAATCGATGCAGTTCGGGGTAATCCCCGTCGCATCCTCGATCTGGGCTGTGGCACTGGTTCGACTACCCTAATGTTAAAACAGGCTTTTCCCCAAGCAGAAGTTATTGGTATAGATTTATCACCACACATGCTGGTTATGGCGGAATATAAAGCCAAGCAAACTGGATTGGATGTTCGATGGCTACATGGCAAAGCCGAAGCCACCAGTTTTGAAGATGAGTCATTCGATCTAGTTACGGCTTCGCTGCTATTTCACGAAACGCCAACCGAAATAGCTCAAAACATACTAACTGAGGCTTTTCGTCTGCTAAAATCTGGAGGAGAAGTAATTATTCTTGATGGCAATCAAAAAACTCTCCGTCATACCGAATGGCTGACTGATATTTTTGAAGAACCATATATTGATGTTTACGCTAGTAGTAGCGTCGATGCTTGGTTGGGAGCGGCAAATTTTGCTCGGATTTACACGGAAGATATTTGGTGGACAAATCAACTCAGTTGGGGAATTAAACCTTTAAGTACAAATGTACCTAAGTTAGAGGACGGTCTGGAGGTTAAAATAACAGAAAACTGGGTATTTGCTTAA
- a CDS encoding HAD family phosphatase yields MSLKAVLFDLSGVIINDEAIHQELIAEILLGENLRPRDSEYKQFCLGRSDRGCLQDILASRGRLVSEEYITQLMVTKAQAYEQKLEQLENLPLYPHVAEFLTRLQEQNLSIGLVTGALRTEVELVLQRAEIAEYFTIMVTGDDLQVSKPKPDGYFLAIEYFNKQNPQLNLSPSECLAIEDSPVGIEAAKQAGIQVVGIANTFPLHMLQRQADWTVDNLLEIELDRVERIL; encoded by the coding sequence ATGAGTCTGAAAGCGGTTTTATTTGACCTTAGTGGGGTAATCATAAACGATGAAGCAATTCATCAAGAATTAATTGCAGAAATTTTATTAGGCGAAAACTTACGTCCTAGAGACTCGGAGTACAAGCAATTTTGTTTGGGAAGAAGCGATCGCGGTTGTTTGCAAGATATTTTAGCTAGTCGCGGTCGGCTTGTTTCGGAAGAATATATTACTCAGTTAATGGTAACTAAAGCCCAGGCATACGAGCAAAAACTAGAGCAGCTAGAGAATTTACCTTTATATCCTCATGTTGCAGAGTTTTTGACACGGCTACAGGAGCAAAATTTGTCGATCGGCTTGGTAACTGGAGCGTTACGAACTGAAGTAGAATTGGTTTTACAGCGTGCAGAGATCGCGGAATACTTTACGATAATGGTTACAGGAGACGATTTGCAAGTCAGCAAGCCCAAACCAGACGGTTATTTCTTGGCAATAGAATATTTCAACAAACAAAATCCCCAGTTAAATTTGAGTCCTTCAGAATGTTTGGCGATCGAGGACAGCCCCGTAGGAATTGAAGCGGCAAAACAGGCTGGCATTCAAGTTGTAGGTATTGCTAATACTTTTCCCCTGCATATGCTGCAAAGACAGGCTGACTGGACTGTAGATAATCTTTTGGAAATCGAACTAGATCGCGTAGAGAGAATTTTATAG
- a CDS encoding homoserine kinase: MNVFPAIYTTLSPQGLVKGVLTQYDLGEIKQCRFWNRGLSDVYLVTTDKQDFILRISHHHWRSRTDIQFELELLDFLHRHHLPVAYPFKTKDRQLFVTINALEGDRYAAVFLYAPGQVALGDLNPTQSEILGRTLSKLHQTCLKFATQAPRHPLDLKYLLHNSLEIIAPYLHQRTKDLAYLKEAIAEIEQQLDSLPREAPYWSVCWGDPHSGNVHFTADDRATLFDFDQCGYGWRAFDLAKFLEISLRVGIDRKTREAFFSGYQEVQDLSEAELNSLQALTKAAHIWSWAININWSAIHDWSKLDDYYCTKRLQHLKRLSTQDWQLF, translated from the coding sequence GTGAATGTCTTTCCAGCCATTTATACGACTCTTTCTCCTCAAGGTTTAGTCAAAGGAGTATTAACTCAGTATGACTTGGGGGAAATAAAGCAGTGTCGATTTTGGAATCGGGGCTTGAGTGATGTATATTTGGTAACTACCGACAAACAGGATTTTATACTGCGAATATCCCATCATCATTGGCGTTCGAGAACCGATATTCAGTTTGAATTGGAACTACTCGATTTTTTGCATCGGCATCATTTACCTGTAGCCTATCCTTTTAAAACCAAAGATCGACAGTTGTTCGTGACCATAAATGCTTTAGAAGGCGATCGCTACGCTGCTGTATTTTTATACGCCCCAGGACAAGTTGCTTTGGGAGATTTGAACCCGACTCAAAGCGAAATTCTCGGCAGAACTCTTAGTAAATTACATCAAACTTGTTTAAAATTTGCTACCCAGGCTCCCCGTCATCCACTCGATCTCAAATATTTACTACACAATTCTTTAGAAATTATTGCTCCCTATCTGCATCAGAGAACAAAAGATCTGGCATATTTAAAAGAAGCGATCGCCGAAATCGAACAACAGTTAGATAGTTTGCCAAGAGAAGCTCCCTACTGGAGTGTTTGTTGGGGAGATCCCCATAGTGGTAACGTTCATTTTACTGCCGACGATAGAGCAACTCTGTTTGATTTCGATCAGTGTGGTTATGGTTGGCGAGCCTTCGATCTGGCTAAATTTCTCGAAATCTCGCTACGAGTGGGGATCGATCGCAAAACTCGCGAGGCTTTTTTTTCAGGATATCAAGAGGTACAAGATTTGAGCGAGGCAGAGTTAAATTCATTGCAGGCGTTAACTAAAGCCGCTCATATCTGGTCGTGGGCGATTAACATTAATTGGTCGGCAATTCACGACTGGTCAAAGCTAGACGACTATTATTGCACCAAACGCCTCCAACACCTCAAACGATTGAGTACCCAAGATTGGCAACTATTTTAA
- a CDS encoding asparaginase has product MTIGKRTHTPLLEVQLLREGIVESIHHVEATVCDDRNRPLLVAGSCQTSTFIRSALKPFQALAVTTTGTLKRYNLTERDLAIICSSHQGTTEQARQAFNILWRADVDATALQCPVPQGKKSPLEHNCSGKHAGMLAVCRHRNWAIDTYLHRSNPVQKLILNQVSELLGMPGDELIGARDDCGAPTYSMQMQQMAYLYAQLAAGNNLDLKRIARAMIYHPRAIKGDGGFDTELMRLSEGDIVSKSGAEGIQCIGNLKEGMGLAIKVKDGAKRAKYAIAIHLLKQLGWISPAVSEILSESFLKIGKYKRLQASGELSML; this is encoded by the coding sequence ATGACCATAGGAAAGCGCACTCATACACCCTTGCTTGAAGTTCAGTTACTAAGAGAAGGAATTGTCGAATCAATTCACCACGTAGAAGCTACAGTTTGCGACGATCGCAATCGACCTTTATTAGTTGCAGGTAGCTGCCAGACTTCAACTTTTATTCGCTCGGCGTTAAAACCCTTTCAGGCACTTGCCGTAACTACAACGGGAACGCTGAAAAGATACAATCTGACCGAGCGAGATTTGGCAATTATTTGTAGCTCGCATCAAGGGACTACCGAGCAAGCCAGGCAAGCTTTTAATATTCTCTGGCGTGCCGATGTCGATGCCACTGCCTTACAATGTCCCGTACCACAAGGCAAAAAAAGCCCTCTAGAACACAATTGTTCGGGCAAACACGCGGGAATGCTGGCTGTTTGTCGCCATCGTAACTGGGCGATCGATACTTACCTACACCGCAGCAATCCCGTACAAAAATTGATTTTAAATCAGGTATCGGAACTGTTAGGGATGCCTGGAGATGAGTTGATCGGTGCGAGAGATGACTGTGGTGCGCCTACTTATTCGATGCAAATGCAGCAAATGGCATACTTGTATGCTCAACTTGCAGCGGGCAATAATTTGGATTTAAAACGTATTGCGCGGGCAATGATCTATCATCCCCGCGCTATTAAAGGTGATGGTGGTTTTGATACCGAACTGATGCGCTTGAGCGAAGGAGATATTGTTAGCAAATCGGGAGCAGAAGGAATTCAGTGTATTGGTAATCTTAAAGAGGGTATGGGTTTGGCAATTAAAGTCAAAGATGGTGCCAAACGAGCTAAATATGCGATTGCCATTCATCTGCTCAAACAATTAGGCTGGATTAGTCCTGCGGTTTCGGAAATTTTGTCCGAAAGCTTTTTGAAAATTGGCAAATACAAGCGGTTACAAGCCTCTGGAGAATTATCGATGCTGTAA